From Lolium perenne isolate Kyuss_39 chromosome 5, Kyuss_2.0, whole genome shotgun sequence, a single genomic window includes:
- the LOC127304476 gene encoding uncharacterized protein: MATTGMLDGYPMGAHCEEAAAGGVLLDFLGNVVGLNCYGKEGTTFVPSSTMLEFLAGFQKACDEKRARSADNRRRLVSWWELPMKKHVLKGKAFKLKKRSPSDMSCLEGSSRMEKKQFVCHYCDPEGLSAPGDRFRRLFPGPSWPAGDDISKEAARNMIRSRGYPFPVLNDCGMRLLCNFEEEFGEDVWSKLTEEVASGMSQCVVALASFCGDKRVFACTGIIIGCSEFTTRVLTSASLVRNSDDEAKVEDNLKIEVCLPDNEHATGTLEHKNLCYNIAVITIVGSRCTQTAKIYDQLQIEPHAKVAAVGRVYESGKLIATGGTLIDKPSELDCKELKLSTCKITKAGIGGPLIDGDGNFIGMDFYGLEETPYLPRDKVLEVLRSFGAK, encoded by the exons ATGGCCACCACTGGGATGTTGGATGGCTATCCAATGGGTGCTCATTGTGAAGAG GCTGCAGCTGGAGGAGTCCTCCTTGATTTTCTTGGGAACGTTGTTGGGTTGAACTGTTATGGTAAAGAAGGGACTACTTTCGTACCAAGCAGCACAATGCTTGAATTTCTGGCTGGGTTTCAGAAAGCATGCGACGAGAA GAGGGCTAGATCAGCTGATAATAGGCGTAGACTTGTCTCGTGGTGGGAGCTCCCCATGAAAAAACATGTACTGAAAGgaaaagcattcaagttgaaaaaaagGTCCCCGTCTGATATGTCCTGTTTAGAAG GCAGCTCAAGGATGGAGAAGAAACAGTTCGTATGTCATTACTGTGATCCAGAAGGCCTATCAG CACCTGGAGACCGTTTCAGACGTTTATTCCCTGGTCCTAGTTGGCCAGCTGGTGATGACA TATCTAAGGAGGCTGCTAGGAATATGATAAGGTCCAGAGGTTATCCCTTCCCAGTTCTCAACGATT GTGGCATGCGCCTGCTTTGTAATTTTGAAGAAGAATTTGGTGAAGATGTCTGGAGTAAACTCACAGAAGAAGTTGCTTCGGGCATGTCTCAGTGTGTTGTTGCTCTTGCTTCATTCTGTG GAGATAAAAGGGTTTTTGCTTGTACAGGCATAATTATTGGCTGCAGTGAGTTCACCACAAGAGTTCTTACTTCAGCGAGTTTGGTTAGAAATTCTGACGATGAAGCTAAGGTTGAAGACAACTTGAAG ATTGAAGTGTGCCTTCCAGATAATGAACATGCCACGGGCACATTGGAACATAAGAATTTATGTTACAACATTGCGGTCATTACCATCGTGGGTTCTCGCTGTACTCAGACAGCGAAAATATATGATCAGTTGCAAATTGAACCTCATGCGAAAGTAGCAGCTGTTGGTCGTGTCTACGAATCAGGCAAATTAATAGCCACAGGTGGGACTTTGATTGACAAGCCAAGTGAACTCGATTGCAAAGAGCTTAAGTTGTCCACTTGTAAAATCACAAAG GCTGGGATTGGAGGGCCTCTTATTGATGGTGATGGGAATTTTATCGGCATGGACTTCTACGGCTTGGAAGAAACTCCGTACCTTCCTAGGGATAAAGTGCTTGAAGTCTTGCGTAGTTTTGGTGCAAAGTAA
- the LOC127303098 gene encoding uncharacterized protein → MRRSLFVRIVKDCELHSNYFKQRRNAAGVMGFSGFQKISAAMRVIAYGILADYTDEYLRIGEDTITESVHRFARMIIKLYGPTYLRAPNEDDTKRLMEINEKRGWPGMLGSLDCMHWTWKNCPKAWHGQYCGKSKDATIVLEAVASQDLWI, encoded by the coding sequence ATGCGGCGTAGCTTGTTCGTGCGAATCGTCAAGGACTGCGAATTGCATTCGAATTACTTCAAGCAACGTAGGAATGCCGCCGGGGTGATGGGTTTCAGCGGTTTCCAGAAGATCTCTGCTGCCATGAGGGTAATTGCGTATGGCATCCTTGCGGATTACACCGACGAGTATCTTCGAATTGGCGAAGATACTATAACGGAGTCAGTCCACAGGTTTGCTCGCATGATTATCAAGTTGTACGGGCCTACGTATCTCCGAGCTCCCAACGAGGATGACACCAAACGGTTGATGGAGATAAATGAGAAAAGAGGTTGGCCTGGCATGCTTGGTAGTCTcgattgtatgcattggacatggaagaATTGTCCAAAGGCATGGCATGGACAGTACTGTGGCAAGAGCAAAGATGCAACCATTGTCCTTGAGGCCGTAGCATCACAAGATTTGTGGATTTGA